A genomic window from Arthrobacter globiformis includes:
- a CDS encoding MFS transporter: protein MNIYTAVPSGEQVVQELPWRWKVQGRIFVIGGLGFMFDAWDVTLNGILIPLLSTHWSLTPGEAGWIGTANLIGMALGAFVWGTIADTIGRRKAFTATLLIFSLFTVLGAFSPDFLWFCVFRFMAGFGLGGCIPVDYALVGEFTPRRQRGRVLTAMDGWWPVGAALCGFVSAWLVAAFADWRLTMLVMVLPALLVFWVRRSVPESPLFLIRMGRRDEAARVIDGLVEATGAEPRAYSLPEPQAVPRLSAGSAWQQLRGVWQFNWKITAAAWALFMSILLVYYLSLTWMPRILIGAGFAEYKAFLTTAGMAAVGLLGVIAAALLVERVGRKWLLAITGPLSALILVVVAFVVDVPTAAVFWLLVFGFVVQVAIPVLYAYVSELYPTELRGSGFGWASTFSRLGAGFGPLIFANYFWPQLGLATSFALAGGLVVLSVLWMAFFSPETRQRRLE, encoded by the coding sequence ATGAATATTTACACCGCTGTGCCCAGCGGCGAGCAGGTAGTCCAGGAACTGCCGTGGCGCTGGAAAGTGCAGGGCCGGATCTTCGTGATCGGGGGCCTGGGATTCATGTTCGATGCCTGGGACGTCACCCTCAACGGCATCCTCATTCCACTGCTGTCCACGCACTGGAGCCTCACCCCGGGCGAGGCCGGCTGGATCGGCACGGCGAATCTGATCGGCATGGCCCTGGGCGCCTTCGTCTGGGGCACCATCGCGGATACCATCGGGCGCAGGAAGGCCTTCACAGCCACGCTGCTGATCTTCTCGCTTTTCACGGTCCTCGGCGCCTTCTCCCCCGACTTCCTCTGGTTCTGCGTGTTCCGCTTCATGGCCGGGTTCGGCCTGGGCGGCTGCATTCCCGTGGACTACGCGTTGGTGGGCGAGTTCACGCCGCGCCGGCAGCGCGGCAGGGTTCTCACGGCCATGGACGGCTGGTGGCCCGTGGGCGCGGCGCTCTGCGGGTTCGTATCCGCCTGGCTCGTGGCGGCCTTCGCCGACTGGCGCCTGACCATGCTCGTCATGGTGCTGCCGGCCCTGCTGGTGTTCTGGGTTCGGCGCAGCGTTCCCGAGTCGCCGCTGTTCCTGATCCGCATGGGCCGCCGTGATGAAGCTGCCCGGGTAATTGACGGCCTGGTGGAGGCCACCGGCGCCGAGCCGCGGGCCTACAGCCTGCCCGAGCCGCAGGCTGTACCGCGGCTTTCCGCCGGCAGTGCCTGGCAGCAGCTGCGCGGGGTCTGGCAGTTCAACTGGAAGATCACCGCCGCCGCCTGGGCGCTGTTCATGAGCATCCTGCTGGTCTACTACCTGTCCCTGACCTGGATGCCGCGGATCCTGATCGGCGCCGGGTTCGCCGAGTACAAGGCGTTCCTGACGACGGCGGGGATGGCCGCCGTCGGGCTCCTTGGCGTGATCGCGGCAGCGCTGCTCGTGGAGCGCGTGGGCCGCAAGTGGCTGCTGGCCATCACGGGGCCGCTGTCCGCTCTCATCCTGGTGGTCGTGGCGTTCGTAGTGGACGTGCCTACGGCCGCGGTGTTCTGGCTGCTGGTGTTCGGGTTCGTGGTGCAGGTGGCCATCCCGGTGCTCTACGCCTACGTTTCCGAGCTGTACCCCACGGAGCTGCGCGGCAGCGGTTTCGGCTGGGCATCCACGTTCTCGCGGCTGGGGGCAGGCTTCGGCCCACTCATTTTCGCGAACTACTTCTGGCCGCAGCTTGGCCTCGCCACTTCCTTCGCGCTCGCCGGCGGCCTGGTGGTCCTGTCCGTGCTGTGGATGGCGTTCTTCTCCCCCGAAACCCGCCAGCGCCGCCTCGAGTAG